Proteins encoded within one genomic window of Elephas maximus indicus isolate mEleMax1 chromosome 21, mEleMax1 primary haplotype, whole genome shotgun sequence:
- the LOC126064888 gene encoding loricrin-like isoform X23, with the protein MTVTRSVGGGSCGVMTVTRSVGGGSCDVITVTRSVSGGSCGGMTVTRSVGGGSCGVMTVTRSVGGGSCDVMMVTRSVSGGSCGVVTVTRSVSGGLCGVMTVTRSVGGGSSGGMMVTRSASGGSCGVMTVTRSAGGGSCGVMTVTRSVGGGSCDVMMVTRSVSGGSCGVMTVTRSVGGGSCGGMTVTRSVGGGSCGVMTVTRSVGGGSCGGMTVTRSVGGGSCDVMMVTRSVSGGLREVMTVTRSVSGGSCDVMTVTRSVGGGSCDVMMVTRSVSGGSCGVMTVTRSVGGGSCGGMTVTRSVGGGSCGGMTVTRSVGGGSCDVMMVTRSVSGGLHEVMTVTGSVSGGSCDVMTVTRSVGGGSCDVMTVTRFQWRLL; encoded by the exons ATGACGGTGACCaggtctgtcggtggaggctcgtGTGGTGTTATGACGGTGACCAGGTCTGTTGGTGGAGGCTCGTGTGATGTTATCACGGTGACCAGGTCTGTGAGTGGAGGCTCGTGTGGTGGTATGACGGTGACCaggtctgtcggtggaggctcgtGTGGTGTTATGACGGTGACCaggtctgtcggtggaggctcgtGTGATGTTATGATGGTGACCAGGTCTGTGAGTGGAGGCTCGTGTGGTGTTGTGACGGTGACCAG GTCtgtgagtggaggcttgtgtggtgTTATGACGGTGACCaggtctgtcggtggaggctcatCTGGTGGTATGATGGTGACCaggtctgccagtggaggctcgtGTGGTGTTATGACGGTGACCAGGTCTGCGGGTGGAGGCTCATGTGGTGTTATGACGGTGACCaggtctgtcggtggaggctcgtGTGATGTTATGATGGTGACCAGGTCTGTGAGTGGAGGCTCGTGTGGTGTTATGACGGTGACCaggtctgtcggtggaggctcatGTGGTGGTATGACGGTGACCaggtctgtcggtggaggctcgtGTGGTGTTATGACGGTGACCaggtctgtcggtggaggctcatGTGGTGGTATGACGGTGACCAG gtctgtcggtggaggctcatGTGATGTTATGATGGTGACcaggtctgtcagtggaggcttgcgtgaaGTTATGACGGTGACCAGGTCTGTGAGTGGAGGCTCGTGTGATGTTATGACGGTGACCaggtctgtcggtggaggctcatGTGATGTTATGATGGTGACCAGGTCTGTGAGTGGAGGCTCGTGTGGTGTTATGACGGTGACcag gtctgtcggtggaggctcatGTGGTGGTATGACGGTGACCaggtctgtcggtggaggctcatGTGGTGGTATGACGGTGACCaggtctgtcggtggaggctcatGTGATGTTATGATGGTGACcaggtctgtcagtggaggcttgcatgaaGTTATGACGGTGACCGGGTCTGTGAGTGGAGGCTCGTGTGATGTTATGACGGTGACCaggtctgtcggtggaggctctTGTGATGTGATGACAGtgaccaggtttcagtggaggctCTTGTGA
- the LOC126064888 gene encoding loricrin-like isoform X17, with amino-acid sequence MTVTRSVGGGSCGVMTVTRSVGGGSCDVITVTRSVSGGSCGGMTVTRSVGGGSCGVMTVTRSVGGGSCDVMMVTRSVSGGSCGVVTVTRSVSGGLCGVMTVTRSVGGGSSGGMMVTRSASGGSCGVMTVTRSAGGGSCGVMTVTRSVGGGSCDVMMVTRSVSGGSCGVMTVTRSVGGGSCGGMTVTRSVGGGSCGVMTVTRSVGGGSCGGMTVTRSVGGGSCDVMTVTRSVGGGSCDVMMVTRSVSGGLREVMTVTRSVSGGSCDVMTVTRSVGGGSCDVMMVTRSVSGGSCGVMTVTRSVGGGSCGGMTVTRSVGGGSCGGMTVTRSVGGGSCDVMMVTRSVSGGLHEVMTVTGSVSGGSCDVMTVTRSVGGGSCDVMTVTRFQWRLL; translated from the exons ATGACGGTGACCaggtctgtcggtggaggctcgtGTGGTGTTATGACGGTGACCAGGTCTGTTGGTGGAGGCTCGTGTGATGTTATCACGGTGACCAGGTCTGTGAGTGGAGGCTCGTGTGGTGGTATGACGGTGACCaggtctgtcggtggaggctcgtGTGGTGTTATGACGGTGACCaggtctgtcggtggaggctcgtGTGATGTTATGATGGTGACCAGGTCTGTGAGTGGAGGCTCGTGTGGTGTTGTGACGGTGACCAG GTCtgtgagtggaggcttgtgtggtgTTATGACGGTGACCaggtctgtcggtggaggctcatCTGGTGGTATGATGGTGACCaggtctgccagtggaggctcgtGTGGTGTTATGACGGTGACCAGGTCTGCGGGTGGAGGCTCATGTGGTGTTATGACGGTGACCaggtctgtcggtggaggctcgtGTGATGTTATGATGGTGACCAGGTCTGTGAGTGGAGGCTCGTGTGGTGTTATGACGGTGACCaggtctgtcggtggaggctcatGTGGTGGTATGACGGTGACCaggtctgtcggtggaggctcgtGTGGTGTTATGACGGTGACCaggtctgtcggtggaggctcatGTGGTGGTATGACGGTGACCAGGTCTGTTGGTGGAGGTTCATGTGATGTTATGACGGTGACcag gtctgtcggtggaggctcatGTGATGTTATGATGGTGACcaggtctgtcagtggaggcttgcgtgaaGTTATGACGGTGACCAGGTCTGTGAGTGGAGGCTCGTGTGATGTTATGACGGTGACCaggtctgtcggtggaggctcatGTGATGTTATGATGGTGACCAGGTCTGTGAGTGGAGGCTCGTGTGGTGTTATGACGGTGACcag gtctgtcggtggaggctcatGTGGTGGTATGACGGTGACCaggtctgtcggtggaggctcatGTGGTGGTATGACGGTGACCaggtctgtcggtggaggctcatGTGATGTTATGATGGTGACcaggtctgtcagtggaggcttgcatgaaGTTATGACGGTGACCGGGTCTGTGAGTGGAGGCTCGTGTGATGTTATGACGGTGACCaggtctgtcggtggaggctctTGTGATGTGATGACAGtgaccaggtttcagtggaggctCTTGTGA
- the LOC126064888 gene encoding loricrin-like isoform X48: MTVTRSVGGGSCGVMTVTRSVGGGSCDVITVTRSVSGGSCGGMTVTRSVGGGSCGVMTVTRSVGGGSCDVMMVTRSVSGGSCGVVTVTRSVSGGLCGVMTVTRSVGGGSSGGMMVTRSASGGSCGVMTVTRSAGGGSCGVMTVTRSVGGGSCDVMMVTRSVSGGSCGVMTVTRSVGGGSCDVMMVTRSVSGGSCGVMTVTRSVGGGSCGGMTVTRSVGGGSCGGMTVTRSVGGGSCDVMMVTRSVSGGLHEVMTVTGSVSGGSCDVMTVTRSVGGGSCDVMTVTRFQWRLL; the protein is encoded by the exons ATGACGGTGACCaggtctgtcggtggaggctcgtGTGGTGTTATGACGGTGACCAGGTCTGTTGGTGGAGGCTCGTGTGATGTTATCACGGTGACCAGGTCTGTGAGTGGAGGCTCGTGTGGTGGTATGACGGTGACCaggtctgtcggtggaggctcgtGTGGTGTTATGACGGTGACCaggtctgtcggtggaggctcgtGTGATGTTATGATGGTGACCAGGTCTGTGAGTGGAGGCTCGTGTGGTGTTGTGACGGTGACCAG GTCtgtgagtggaggcttgtgtggtgTTATGACGGTGACCaggtctgtcggtggaggctcatCTGGTGGTATGATGGTGACCaggtctgccagtggaggctcgtGTGGTGTTATGACGGTGACCAGGTCTGCGGGTGGAGGCTCATGTGGTGTTATGACGGTGACCaggtctgtcggtggaggctcgtGTGATGTTATGATGGTGACCAGGTCTGTGAGTGGAGGCTCGTGTGGTGTTATGACGGTGACCag gtctgtcggtggaggctcatGTGATGTTATGATGGTGACCAGGTCTGTGAGTGGAGGCTCGTGTGGTGTTATGACGGTGACcag gtctgtcggtggaggctcatGTGGTGGTATGACGGTGACCaggtctgtcggtggaggctcatGTGGTGGTATGACGGTGACCaggtctgtcggtggaggctcatGTGATGTTATGATGGTGACcaggtctgtcagtggaggcttgcatgaaGTTATGACGGTGACCGGGTCTGTGAGTGGAGGCTCGTGTGATGTTATGACGGTGACCaggtctgtcggtggaggctctTGTGATGTGATGACAGtgaccaggtttcagtggaggctCTTGTGA
- the LOC126064888 gene encoding loricrin-like isoform X44 produces MTVTRSVGGGSCGVMTVTRSVGGGSCDVITVTRSVSGGSCGGMTVTRSVGGGSCGVMTVTRSVGGGSCDVMMVTRSVSGGSCGVVTVTRSVSGGLCGVMTVTRSVGGGSSGGMMVTRSASGGSCGVMTVTRSAGGGSCGVMTVTRSVGGGSCDVMMVTRSVSGGSCGVMTVTRSVGGGSCGGMTVTRSVGGGSCGVMTVTRSVGGGSCDVMTVTRSVGGGSCGGMTVTRSVGGGSCGGMTVTRSVGGGSCDVMMVTRSVSGGLHEVMTVTGSVSGGSCDVMTVTRSVGGGSCDVMTVTRFQWRLL; encoded by the exons ATGACGGTGACCaggtctgtcggtggaggctcgtGTGGTGTTATGACGGTGACCAGGTCTGTTGGTGGAGGCTCGTGTGATGTTATCACGGTGACCAGGTCTGTGAGTGGAGGCTCGTGTGGTGGTATGACGGTGACCaggtctgtcggtggaggctcgtGTGGTGTTATGACGGTGACCaggtctgtcggtggaggctcgtGTGATGTTATGATGGTGACCAGGTCTGTGAGTGGAGGCTCGTGTGGTGTTGTGACGGTGACCAG GTCtgtgagtggaggcttgtgtggtgTTATGACGGTGACCaggtctgtcggtggaggctcatCTGGTGGTATGATGGTGACCaggtctgccagtggaggctcgtGTGGTGTTATGACGGTGACCAGGTCTGCGGGTGGAGGCTCATGTGGTGTTATGACGGTGACCaggtctgtcggtggaggctcgtGTGATGTTATGATGGTGACCAGGTCTGTGAGTGGAGGCTCGTGTGGTGTTATGACGGTGACCaggtctgtcggtggaggctcatGTGGTGGTATGACGGTGACCaggtctgtcggtggaggctcgtGTGGTGTTATGACGGTGACCag GTCTGTTGGTGGAGGTTCATGTGATGTTATGACGGTGACcag gtctgtcggtggaggctcatGTGGTGGTATGACGGTGACCaggtctgtcggtggaggctcatGTGGTGGTATGACGGTGACCaggtctgtcggtggaggctcatGTGATGTTATGATGGTGACcaggtctgtcagtggaggcttgcatgaaGTTATGACGGTGACCGGGTCTGTGAGTGGAGGCTCGTGTGATGTTATGACGGTGACCaggtctgtcggtggaggctctTGTGATGTGATGACAGtgaccaggtttcagtggaggctCTTGTGA
- the LOC126064888 gene encoding loricrin-like isoform X34, protein MTVTRSVGGGSCGVMTVTRSVGGGSCDVITVTRSVSGGSCGGMTVTRSVGGGSCGVMTVTRSVGGGSCDVMMVTRSVSGGSCGVVTVTRSVSGGLCGVMTVTRSVGGGSSGGMMVTRSASGGSCGVMTVTRSAGGGSCGVMTVTRSVGGGSCDVMMVTRSVSGGSCGVMTVTRSVGGGSCGGMTVTRSVGGGSCGVMTVTRSVGGGSCGGMTVTRSVGGGSCDVMTVTRSVGGGSCDVMMVTRSVSGGSCGVMTVTRSVGGGSCGGMTVTRSVGGGSCGGMTVTRSVGGGSCDVMMVTRSVSGGLHEVMTVTGSVSGGSCDVMTVTRSVGGGSCDVMTVTRFQWRLL, encoded by the exons ATGACGGTGACCaggtctgtcggtggaggctcgtGTGGTGTTATGACGGTGACCAGGTCTGTTGGTGGAGGCTCGTGTGATGTTATCACGGTGACCAGGTCTGTGAGTGGAGGCTCGTGTGGTGGTATGACGGTGACCaggtctgtcggtggaggctcgtGTGGTGTTATGACGGTGACCaggtctgtcggtggaggctcgtGTGATGTTATGATGGTGACCAGGTCTGTGAGTGGAGGCTCGTGTGGTGTTGTGACGGTGACCAG GTCtgtgagtggaggcttgtgtggtgTTATGACGGTGACCaggtctgtcggtggaggctcatCTGGTGGTATGATGGTGACCaggtctgccagtggaggctcgtGTGGTGTTATGACGGTGACCAGGTCTGCGGGTGGAGGCTCATGTGGTGTTATGACGGTGACCaggtctgtcggtggaggctcgtGTGATGTTATGATGGTGACCAGGTCTGTGAGTGGAGGCTCGTGTGGTGTTATGACGGTGACCaggtctgtcggtggaggctcatGTGGTGGTATGACGGTGACCaggtctgtcggtggaggctcgtGTGGTGTTATGACGGTGACCaggtctgtcggtggaggctcatGTGGTGGTATGACGGTGACCAGGTCTGTTGGTGGAGGTTCATGTGATGTTATGACGGTGACcag gtctgtcggtggaggctcatGTGATGTTATGATGGTGACCAGGTCTGTGAGTGGAGGCTCGTGTGGTGTTATGACGGTGACcag gtctgtcggtggaggctcatGTGGTGGTATGACGGTGACCaggtctgtcggtggaggctcatGTGGTGGTATGACGGTGACCaggtctgtcggtggaggctcatGTGATGTTATGATGGTGACcaggtctgtcagtggaggcttgcatgaaGTTATGACGGTGACCGGGTCTGTGAGTGGAGGCTCGTGTGATGTTATGACGGTGACCaggtctgtcggtggaggctctTGTGATGTGATGACAGtgaccaggtttcagtggaggctCTTGTGA
- the LOC126064888 gene encoding loricrin-like isoform X33, giving the protein MTVTRSVGGGSCGVMTVTRSVGGGSCDVITVTRSVSGGSCGGMTVTRSVGGGSCGVMTVTRSVGGGSCDVMMVTRSVSGGSCGVVTVTRSVSGGLCGVMTVTRSVGGGSSGGMMVTRSASGGSCGVMTVTRSAGGGSCGVMTVTRSVGGGSCDVMMVTRSVSGGSCGVMTVTRSVGGGSCDVMTVTRSVGGGSCDVMMVTRSVSGGLREVMTVTRSVSGGSCDVMTVTRSVGGGSCDVMMVTRSVSGGSCGVMTVTRSVGGGSCGGMTVTRSVGGGSCGGMTVTRSVGGGSCDVMMVTRSVSGGLHEVMTVTGSVSGGSCDVMTVTRSVGGGSCDVMTVTRFQWRLL; this is encoded by the exons ATGACGGTGACCaggtctgtcggtggaggctcgtGTGGTGTTATGACGGTGACCAGGTCTGTTGGTGGAGGCTCGTGTGATGTTATCACGGTGACCAGGTCTGTGAGTGGAGGCTCGTGTGGTGGTATGACGGTGACCaggtctgtcggtggaggctcgtGTGGTGTTATGACGGTGACCaggtctgtcggtggaggctcgtGTGATGTTATGATGGTGACCAGGTCTGTGAGTGGAGGCTCGTGTGGTGTTGTGACGGTGACCAG GTCtgtgagtggaggcttgtgtggtgTTATGACGGTGACCaggtctgtcggtggaggctcatCTGGTGGTATGATGGTGACCaggtctgccagtggaggctcgtGTGGTGTTATGACGGTGACCAGGTCTGCGGGTGGAGGCTCATGTGGTGTTATGACGGTGACCaggtctgtcggtggaggctcgtGTGATGTTATGATGGTGACCAGGTCTGTGAGTGGAGGCTCGTGTGGTGTTATGACGGTGACCag GTCTGTTGGTGGAGGTTCATGTGATGTTATGACGGTGACcag gtctgtcggtggaggctcatGTGATGTTATGATGGTGACcaggtctgtcagtggaggcttgcgtgaaGTTATGACGGTGACCAGGTCTGTGAGTGGAGGCTCGTGTGATGTTATGACGGTGACCaggtctgtcggtggaggctcatGTGATGTTATGATGGTGACCAGGTCTGTGAGTGGAGGCTCGTGTGGTGTTATGACGGTGACcag gtctgtcggtggaggctcatGTGGTGGTATGACGGTGACCaggtctgtcggtggaggctcatGTGGTGGTATGACGGTGACCaggtctgtcggtggaggctcatGTGATGTTATGATGGTGACcaggtctgtcagtggaggcttgcatgaaGTTATGACGGTGACCGGGTCTGTGAGTGGAGGCTCGTGTGATGTTATGACGGTGACCaggtctgtcggtggaggctctTGTGATGTGATGACAGtgaccaggtttcagtggaggctCTTGTGA
- the LOC126064888 gene encoding loricrin-like isoform X39, whose amino-acid sequence MTVTRSVGGGSCGVMTVTRSVGGGSCDVITVTRSVSGGSCGGMTVTRSVGGGSCGVMTVTRSVGGGSCDVMMVTRSVSGGSCGVVTVTRSVSGGLCGVMTVTRSVGGGSSGGMMVTRSASGGSCGVMTVTRSAGGGSCGVMTVTRSVGGGSCDVMMVTRSVSGGSCGVMTVTRSVGGGSCGGMTVTRSVGGGSCGVMTVTRSVGGGSCDVMMVTRSVSGGSCGVMTVTRSVGGGSCGGMTVTRSVGGGSCGGMTVTRSVGGGSCDVMMVTRSVSGGLHEVMTVTGSVSGGSCDVMTVTRSVGGGSCDVMTVTRFQWRLL is encoded by the exons ATGACGGTGACCaggtctgtcggtggaggctcgtGTGGTGTTATGACGGTGACCAGGTCTGTTGGTGGAGGCTCGTGTGATGTTATCACGGTGACCAGGTCTGTGAGTGGAGGCTCGTGTGGTGGTATGACGGTGACCaggtctgtcggtggaggctcgtGTGGTGTTATGACGGTGACCaggtctgtcggtggaggctcgtGTGATGTTATGATGGTGACCAGGTCTGTGAGTGGAGGCTCGTGTGGTGTTGTGACGGTGACCAG GTCtgtgagtggaggcttgtgtggtgTTATGACGGTGACCaggtctgtcggtggaggctcatCTGGTGGTATGATGGTGACCaggtctgccagtggaggctcgtGTGGTGTTATGACGGTGACCAGGTCTGCGGGTGGAGGCTCATGTGGTGTTATGACGGTGACCaggtctgtcggtggaggctcgtGTGATGTTATGATGGTGACCAGGTCTGTGAGTGGAGGCTCGTGTGGTGTTATGACGGTGACCaggtctgtcggtggaggctcatGTGGTGGTATGACGGTGACCaggtctgtcggtggaggctcgtGTGGTGTTATGACGGTGACCag gtctgtcggtggaggctcatGTGATGTTATGATGGTGACCAGGTCTGTGAGTGGAGGCTCGTGTGGTGTTATGACGGTGACcag gtctgtcggtggaggctcatGTGGTGGTATGACGGTGACCaggtctgtcggtggaggctcatGTGGTGGTATGACGGTGACCaggtctgtcggtggaggctcatGTGATGTTATGATGGTGACcaggtctgtcagtggaggcttgcatgaaGTTATGACGGTGACCGGGTCTGTGAGTGGAGGCTCGTGTGATGTTATGACGGTGACCaggtctgtcggtggaggctctTGTGATGTGATGACAGtgaccaggtttcagtggaggctCTTGTGA
- the LOC126064888 gene encoding loricrin-like isoform X12 produces MTVTRSVGGGSCGVMTVTRSVGGGSCDVITVTRSVSGGSCGGMTVTRSVGGGSCGVMTVTRSVGGGSCDVMMVTRSVSGGSCGVVTVTRSVSGGLCGVMTVTRSVGGGSSGGMMVTRSASGGSCGVMTVTRSAGGGSCGVMTVTRSVGGGSCDVMMVTRSVSGGSCGVMTVTRSVGGGSCGGMTVTRSVGGGSCGVMTVTRSVGGGSCGGMTVTRSVGGGSCDVMTVTRSVSGGSCDVMTVTRSVSGGLHEVMTVTRSVSGGSCDVMTVTRSVGGGSCDVMMVTRSVGGGSCDVMMVTRSVSGGSCGVMTVTRSVGGGSCGGMTVTRSVGGGSCGGMTVTRSVGGGSCDVMMVTRSVSGGLHEVMTVTGSVSGGSCDVMTVTRSVGGGSCDVMTVTRFQWRLL; encoded by the exons ATGACGGTGACCaggtctgtcggtggaggctcgtGTGGTGTTATGACGGTGACCAGGTCTGTTGGTGGAGGCTCGTGTGATGTTATCACGGTGACCAGGTCTGTGAGTGGAGGCTCGTGTGGTGGTATGACGGTGACCaggtctgtcggtggaggctcgtGTGGTGTTATGACGGTGACCaggtctgtcggtggaggctcgtGTGATGTTATGATGGTGACCAGGTCTGTGAGTGGAGGCTCGTGTGGTGTTGTGACGGTGACCAG GTCtgtgagtggaggcttgtgtggtgTTATGACGGTGACCaggtctgtcggtggaggctcatCTGGTGGTATGATGGTGACCaggtctgccagtggaggctcgtGTGGTGTTATGACGGTGACCAGGTCTGCGGGTGGAGGCTCATGTGGTGTTATGACGGTGACCaggtctgtcggtggaggctcgtGTGATGTTATGATGGTGACCAGGTCTGTGAGTGGAGGCTCGTGTGGTGTTATGACGGTGACCaggtctgtcggtggaggctcatGTGGTGGTATGACGGTGACCaggtctgtcggtggaggctcgtGTGGTGTTATGACGGTGACCaggtctgtcggtggaggctcatGTGGTGGTATGACGGTGACCAGGTCTGTTGGTGGAGGTTCATGTGATGTTATGACGGTGACcaggtctgtcagtggaggctcatgTGATGTTATGACGGTGACcaggtctgtcagtggaggcttgcatgaaGTTATGACGGTGACCAGGTCTGTGAGTGGAGGCTCGTGTGATGTTATGACGGTGACCaggtctgtcggtggaggctcatGTGATGTTATGATGGTGACcag gtctgtcggtggaggctcatGTGATGTTATGATGGTGACCAGGTCTGTGAGTGGAGGCTCGTGTGGTGTTATGACGGTGACcag gtctgtcggtggaggctcatGTGGTGGTATGACGGTGACCaggtctgtcggtggaggctcatGTGGTGGTATGACGGTGACCaggtctgtcggtggaggctcatGTGATGTTATGATGGTGACcaggtctgtcagtggaggcttgcatgaaGTTATGACGGTGACCGGGTCTGTGAGTGGAGGCTCGTGTGATGTTATGACGGTGACCaggtctgtcggtggaggctctTGTGATGTGATGACAGtgaccaggtttcagtggaggctCTTGTGA
- the LOC126064888 gene encoding loricrin-like isoform X22: MTVTRSVGGGSCGVMTVTRSVGGGSCDVITVTRSVSGGSCGGMTVTRSVGGGSCGVMTVTRSVGGGSCDVMMVTRSVSGGSCGVVTVTRSVSGGLCGVMTVTRSVGGGSSGGMMVTRSASGGSCGVMTVTRSAGGGSCGVMTVTRSVGGGSCDVMMVTRSVSGGSCGVMTVTRSVGGGSCGGMTVTRSVGGGSCGVMTVTRSVSGGSCDVMTVTRSVGGGSCDVMMVTRSVSGGLREVMTVTRSVSGGSCDVMTVTRSVGGGSCDVMMVTRSVSGGSCGVMTVTRSVGGGSCGGMTVTRSVGGGSCGGMTVTRSVGGGSCDVMMVTRSVSGGLHEVMTVTGSVSGGSCDVMTVTRSVGGGSCDVMTVTRFQWRLL, from the exons ATGACGGTGACCaggtctgtcggtggaggctcgtGTGGTGTTATGACGGTGACCAGGTCTGTTGGTGGAGGCTCGTGTGATGTTATCACGGTGACCAGGTCTGTGAGTGGAGGCTCGTGTGGTGGTATGACGGTGACCaggtctgtcggtggaggctcgtGTGGTGTTATGACGGTGACCaggtctgtcggtggaggctcgtGTGATGTTATGATGGTGACCAGGTCTGTGAGTGGAGGCTCGTGTGGTGTTGTGACGGTGACCAG GTCtgtgagtggaggcttgtgtggtgTTATGACGGTGACCaggtctgtcggtggaggctcatCTGGTGGTATGATGGTGACCaggtctgccagtggaggctcgtGTGGTGTTATGACGGTGACCAGGTCTGCGGGTGGAGGCTCATGTGGTGTTATGACGGTGACCaggtctgtcggtggaggctcgtGTGATGTTATGATGGTGACCAGGTCTGTGAGTGGAGGCTCGTGTGGTGTTATGACGGTGACCaggtctgtcggtggaggctcatGTGGTGGTATGACGGTGACCaggtctgtcggtggaggctcgtGTGGTGTTATGACGGTGACCag GTCTGTGAGTGGAGGCTCGTGTGATGTTATGACGGTGACCaggtctgtcggtggaggctcatGTGATGTTATGATGGTGACcaggtctgtcagtggaggcttgcgtgaaGTTATGACGGTGACCAGGTCTGTGAGTGGAGGCTCGTGTGATGTTATGACGGTGACCaggtctgtcggtggaggctcatGTGATGTTATGATGGTGACCAGGTCTGTGAGTGGAGGCTCGTGTGGTGTTATGACGGTGACcag gtctgtcggtggaggctcatGTGGTGGTATGACGGTGACCaggtctgtcggtggaggctcatGTGGTGGTATGACGGTGACCaggtctgtcggtggaggctcatGTGATGTTATGATGGTGACcaggtctgtcagtggaggcttgcatgaaGTTATGACGGTGACCGGGTCTGTGAGTGGAGGCTCGTGTGATGTTATGACGGTGACCaggtctgtcggtggaggctctTGTGATGTGATGACAGtgaccaggtttcagtggaggctCTTGTGA
- the LOC126064888 gene encoding loricrin-like isoform X36: protein MTVTRSVGGGSCGVMTVTRSVGGGSCDVITVTRSVSGGSCGGMTVTRSVGGGSCGVMTVTRSVGGGSCDVMMVTRSVSGGSCGVVTVTRSVSGGLCGVMTVTRSVGGGSSGGMMVTRSASGGSCGVMTVTRSAGGGSCGVMTVTRSVGGGSCDVMMVTRSVSGGSCGVMTVTRSVGGGSCGGMTVTRSVGGGSCGVMTVTRSVSGGSCDVMTVTRSVGGGSCDVMMVTRSVSGGSCGVMTVTRSVGGGSCGGMTVTRSVGGGSCGGMTVTRSVGGGSCDVMMVTRSVSGGLHEVMTVTGSVSGGSCDVMTVTRSVGGGSCDVMTVTRFQWRLL from the exons ATGACGGTGACCaggtctgtcggtggaggctcgtGTGGTGTTATGACGGTGACCAGGTCTGTTGGTGGAGGCTCGTGTGATGTTATCACGGTGACCAGGTCTGTGAGTGGAGGCTCGTGTGGTGGTATGACGGTGACCaggtctgtcggtggaggctcgtGTGGTGTTATGACGGTGACCaggtctgtcggtggaggctcgtGTGATGTTATGATGGTGACCAGGTCTGTGAGTGGAGGCTCGTGTGGTGTTGTGACGGTGACCAG GTCtgtgagtggaggcttgtgtggtgTTATGACGGTGACCaggtctgtcggtggaggctcatCTGGTGGTATGATGGTGACCaggtctgccagtggaggctcgtGTGGTGTTATGACGGTGACCAGGTCTGCGGGTGGAGGCTCATGTGGTGTTATGACGGTGACCaggtctgtcggtggaggctcgtGTGATGTTATGATGGTGACCAGGTCTGTGAGTGGAGGCTCGTGTGGTGTTATGACGGTGACCaggtctgtcggtggaggctcatGTGGTGGTATGACGGTGACCaggtctgtcggtggaggctcgtGTGGTGTTATGACGGTGACCag GTCTGTGAGTGGAGGCTCGTGTGATGTTATGACGGTGACCaggtctgtcggtggaggctcatGTGATGTTATGATGGTGACCAGGTCTGTGAGTGGAGGCTCGTGTGGTGTTATGACGGTGACcag gtctgtcggtggaggctcatGTGGTGGTATGACGGTGACCaggtctgtcggtggaggctcatGTGGTGGTATGACGGTGACCaggtctgtcggtggaggctcatGTGATGTTATGATGGTGACcaggtctgtcagtggaggcttgcatgaaGTTATGACGGTGACCGGGTCTGTGAGTGGAGGCTCGTGTGATGTTATGACGGTGACCaggtctgtcggtggaggctctTGTGATGTGATGACAGtgaccaggtttcagtggaggctCTTGTGA